One region of Parambassis ranga chromosome 12, fParRan2.1, whole genome shotgun sequence genomic DNA includes:
- the tmem174 gene encoding transmembrane protein 174 has translation MAVLSRLPNNATDTDTPAPCQSNWMAEQNSVALLFSGFFLALVGITFTAMGWQYYQASPSFEWTQLLGPILISVGGAFISTSVYNLCIISRRPCRQSEEGVVVIPVSDQTSRGHPFGFRGMNQPVVLQGATTVRCAPPAYNFVTQERQQAGEFQPVTGAALPSYEAVCCVDNPAFTAEDHRSAGCTDKDHRQKSMQKTEDQGGSTCLPPPAYKDIYPT, from the exons ATGGCAGTCCTCAGCAGGCTGCCTAACAATGCCACTGACACGGATACACCTGCTCCTTGTCAGTCCAACTGGATGGCAGAGCAGAACAGCGTGGCTTTGCTGTTCTCTGGATTCTTCCTGGCTCTGGTGGGCATCACCTTCACTGCAATGGGCTGGCAATACTACCAAGCCAGCCCCAGCTTTGAGTGGACCCAACTGCTGGGCCCCATCCTGATCTCAGTTGGAGGTGCTTTCATTTCCACTAGCGTCTACAACTTGTGCATCATCTCACGCCGGCCCTGCAGGCAGTCGGAAGAAGGGGTGGTTGTGATACCTGTGAGTGATCAGACCTCCAGGGGGCATCCTTTTGGGTTCCGTGGCATGAATCAGCCAGTCGTCTTACAAGGCGCCACAACAGTGCGGTGTGCTCCACCTGCATATAACTTTGTAACCCAGGAAAGGCAGCAAGCCGGGGAGTTCCAGCCTGTGACCGGAGCAGCTCTTCCTTCATATGAAGCAGTATGCTGTGTGGACAATCCAGCATTTACTGCAGAAGACCACAGGTCAGCTGGCTGCACAGACAAAGACCACAGACAAAAAAG CATGCAGAAGACAGAGGACCAAGGGGGCTCCACCTGCCTGCCTCCACCTGCGTACAAAGACATCTACCCTACATAA